The following nucleotide sequence is from Gordonia jinghuaiqii.
GAACCGACCACACCCATGGGTGACGAGGTCCCGATCACCGGGCGCGGCACCGACATTCGTCTCGACCGGTCCGATCGCGTCGGCGCCGCCGAACGCAAGCAGGCCCGCCGGCTGCGGCGCGGAGTGCCGGGTGAGGACGGGGAGCAGGACCTGCCGTGACCTCGGCAACCAGCCAGGGGATGCACGACGGGGGAGTTCGGGACCGGATCGCGCATGCCCGCAGCGTCGTGGTCAAGATCGGGTCCTCGGCGCTGACCGACCTCGCCGAAGGGCTTGACCGCAACCGCCTCGATGCGCTCGCCGATGCGCTGGAGGCGCGGATGCGCGCCGGTTCCGATGTGATCGTGGTGTCCTCGGGAGCCATCGGCGCGGGCATCGCCCCGCTCGGCCTGAAGAAACGTCCCACCGACCTGGCGACCAAGCAGGCGGCGGCGAGCGTCGGACAGCTGGCGCTCGCACACGCCTGGGGGACCTCCTTCGCGCGGTACGGTCGTACGGTCGGCCAGGTCCTGCTCACCGCCGATGACATCTCCAATCGCAGTCACCATGCGAATGCCCAACGCACACTGGACCGTTTGCGTTCGCTGGGCGCGGTCGCGGTGGTGAACGAGAACGACACCGTGGCGACCACCGAGATCCGGTTCGGCGACAACGACCGGCTCGCCGCGCTCGTCGCCCATCTCTCGGGCGCCGATGCGCTCATTCTGCTGTCCGACGTGGACGGCCTGTACGACGGTGACCCGCGCAAGGTGGGCGTCGACGGCCGGCGTGCGCGGCTGATCCCCGAGGTGAACGGTCCCGAGGACCTCGACGGCGTGATCGCCGGATCCGGGGGAGCGCTGGGGACCGGCGGCATGGCGTCGAAACTGGCGGCCGCCCGGTTGTCGGCCGACGCCGGGGTGCCGGTGCTGCTGGCCGCCGCCTCGTCGGCCGCGCAGGCGCTGGCCGACGCCTCCGTGGGGACGGTGTTCGCCGCACGTCCCGAGCGCATGTCCGCACGTCGGTTCTGGGTACGCCACGCCGCGGACGCGCGCGGGCAGATCATCCTCGACGACGGCGCGGTGGCCGCGGTGTCCCGCCGGCGCCGGTCGTTGCTCGCCGCGGGAATCGTGGGGGTCAAGGGCAGGTTCTTCGACGGCGACGTCGTGGAATTGGTCGACCGGCACGGAGCGGTGCGGGCGCGAGGGGTCGCGGCCTACACAGCCGACGACGTCACCTCGATGATCGGCCGGTCGACCGGCGATCTGCCGGCCGAGCTGCAACGCCCGGTGGTGCACGCCGACGATCTCGTCGTCGTCACGCGCTGACCGAGCCACCCGGCGGGCTCACATGGCGGCCATGGCGGGCAGGACCACCCCGGCCTCGTGATCGATCTTCAAGGTCGCGATGTCGTCGGCGCGGGTGTGACCGCGGTTGACGATGATCAGCGGTTTGCCCGCGCGGTGCGCGCGTCGCGCGAACCTCAGACCTGACATCACCGTCAACGACGACCCCACGACGACAAGTGCGTCGGCGTCGTCGACCACCGAGAACGCGTGCTCGACAGTGGTTTTCGGCACGGTCTCACCGAAATAGACGATGTCGGGTTTGAGGATGCCGCCGCAGTGCGGGCAGTCGACCATACGGAAGCCGGAGGTGTCGGAGAGGGTGGCGTCGGCGTCGGGGGCCACCTCGATGGCCCCGCGCCCGCCGACCCGCTCGGCGAAGCCCTCGTTGACGGACTCGAGGAGCCCGGCCAGCCGGTGCCGGGAGATGCGCCAGTCGCAGGCCAGGCAGCGAACCCGCCCGTAGCAGCCGTGCAACTCCACCACCCCCCGCGTGCCGGCCTTGGTGTGCAACATGTCGACGTTCTGGGTGATGACCGTCGAGAGCCGACCTCGCCGCTGGAGATCGGTGAGCGCGAGATGTGCGCTGTTGGGAAGTGCCGCGTCCATGTGCCGCCAGCCGAGATGATTCCTGGCCCAGTAGTGGCGACGGAACTCCGGGGAGGACAGGAACATCTCGAGGGTCATCGGCGTCCGCGGCGGAGACCCGGGACTGCGGTAGTCGGGGATGCCGGAATCGGTGGAGATCCCGGCACCGGTCAGTACCGCGAAGCGACGCCCGGCGAGGATGTCGGCGGACAGGGCGATCCGGTCCTCGACGTCGTCGTCGGGCGGGGTGTGTTCGGCCGGGCTGTGGCCGAGCTGGAGACGGGTACGCACCCTGACCAGGATAGGCGCGACTCAGACGGTGTCCGCCGGGTCCAGCGCGGCCGTGGTCTGCGCCACGAACCACCGTTCCCAGCGGTCGGGGCTCCAGCCCCGTTCCTGGGTGAGTCGAAGCCACACGGTCCGGGAGGCGAGTATCCACATCGAGTCCACCACCTCGTCGTCCGGTTCCCGGCCCTGGATCAGGGTGAGCGCCCAGCGCACCTCCTGCCAGCGGGTCTGTTCGCGCCGGTCCCGAAGCGCGGACGCCTCGTCGTCGGTGACGGCGGCCTGGTCCAGAACATGCTGGATGGCGGCGGAACGGATGTGCGTGGCGCACAACCAGGACGCCGCGGCGCGGATGCGTTCGTGGCGATCGCCGTGACCCATCGCCTGGTACTCGGCGGTCTCGCGTACCGGGACGTCTTCGTTCCGGCGTAGCGCCGAGACGATGCACGCATCGAGAAGATCGAGCTTGGTGGCGAACTGGCGGTAGACGGTCGGCCGTGTCAGTCCCGCACGGCCGGCCACCCCGGCCATCGTAGTCGTGACCCAACCCTCCTGACAGAACATGGCGGTGGCGGTGTCGATGACCAGGGCGCGGTTCTCGCGCGCTCGCGTCGTCCGCAGTTCCGAGGTGTAGGTCCTGGACACGAATGACAGTCTAGACAAAATTGGAAATACACGGTGTAATTCCAATTGTCGGTGATCCGCGCAGAGGGCCACCATCTCAGGGGGGAGCACCCATGACGGACTTCGAGGTACAGACACGGCTCGGGCGCATACACGTCCGCGATGTCGGGAACGGGCCACCGGCGGTGTTGTGGCACAGCATGTTCGTCGACTCGGCGAGTTGGGACCGCATCGTGCCCGGGCTCGCAGCGCACCGTCGGCTGTTCATCGTCGACGCACCGTGGTGCGGCGCGAGCGAGAAGTCGGCTCCGGCCGCGGA
It contains:
- the proB gene encoding glutamate 5-kinase, giving the protein MHDGGVRDRIAHARSVVVKIGSSALTDLAEGLDRNRLDALADALEARMRAGSDVIVVSSGAIGAGIAPLGLKKRPTDLATKQAAASVGQLALAHAWGTSFARYGRTVGQVLLTADDISNRSHHANAQRTLDRLRSLGAVAVVNENDTVATTEIRFGDNDRLAALVAHLSGADALILLSDVDGLYDGDPRKVGVDGRRARLIPEVNGPEDLDGVIAGSGGALGTGGMASKLAAARLSADAGVPVLLAAASSAAQALADASVGTVFAARPERMSARRFWVRHAADARGQIILDDGAVAAVSRRRRSLLAAGIVGVKGRFFDGDVVELVDRHGAVRARGVAAYTADDVTSMIGRSTGDLPAELQRPVVHADDLVVVTR
- a CDS encoding Sir2 family NAD-dependent protein deacetylase — protein: MRTRLQLGHSPAEHTPPDDDVEDRIALSADILAGRRFAVLTGAGISTDSGIPDYRSPGSPPRTPMTLEMFLSSPEFRRHYWARNHLGWRHMDAALPNSAHLALTDLQRRGRLSTVITQNVDMLHTKAGTRGVVELHGCYGRVRCLACDWRISRHRLAGLLESVNEGFAERVGGRGAIEVAPDADATLSDTSGFRMVDCPHCGGILKPDIVYFGETVPKTTVEHAFSVVDDADALVVVGSSLTVMSGLRFARRAHRAGKPLIIVNRGHTRADDIATLKIDHEAGVVLPAMAAM
- a CDS encoding TetR/AcrR family transcriptional regulator, giving the protein MSRTYTSELRTTRARENRALVIDTATAMFCQEGWVTTTMAGVAGRAGLTRPTVYRQFATKLDLLDACIVSALRRNEDVPVRETAEYQAMGHGDRHERIRAAASWLCATHIRSAAIQHVLDQAAVTDDEASALRDRREQTRWQEVRWALTLIQGREPDDEVVDSMWILASRTVWLRLTQERGWSPDRWERWFVAQTTAALDPADTV